The DNA sequence GAAAGCATTTGATTCTTTTTTCCTCTAATAAGAGGAATtacaaataaaaatattaataataaattcaacaacaaataaatcaAGGAAGGACGTACATGCACAAATTTAAGGAAATACACTGAAGGTTGACAACAGTGTTAGGAGACAGTTTGAATAAAGCTTGGGTGGTAGGAGAGCCATGTTAAGCTGCTGGAGCAGTCACAAGTAGCGGTGAACTATTAACAActgaaggaggaggaggaggaggagtcaAGAATTTAGGTAGTGGTGATGGTGGAGGAACTGAAACCTTAGGTGGTGGGGGAGGAAGAAAGGAAACTTTgggtggaggaggaggaggaacgGAAACTTTGGGTGGTGGAGGAGGAGGAATGGAGACTTTGGGTGGTGGGGGAGGAGGACTCTTTAAGATCTTAGGAGGAGGAGGGGGAGGACTCTTTAAGATTTTGGGGGGAGGAGGAGGGCTCTTAAGTTGAGGAGGATTAAAGGCTCTACAATTTCTTCTGATTTCTCCTGATTTCCCCATTAGAACTTGAGTGTTACCTAACTTGATCAATGCCTTTGCAAAAGCTTGTTGGAAGGCTCTTGGATTAGAGGCAAAATTCGCCACAATCCCAGCGGTTGATTTGTCAGATGCAAGTAACTGATCAACTTTCAATATTCCTTTCTTCAACCTTAGCTGTTTGTAGAAGGAGTTATCGACAACAAATGAAGTGTTTTGGTCCAAGAATACAGATGGGTCACCTCTAGAAGAACATGTCTTTCTAAGACGGTTAAACAAGTTAGTATCCATGCTGCCATCGGCCCTTGATAGCCTATCGGCTTGAAACAAACTACAATGTGTAATTCCGACGGTGTGGCCACCTAAAAGAGTCACCATGTCATTTATAGTAAAGCCTTTGTTTTTGAAAAATTGAAATGCTTGTGGCACGGTTACACTAGGGCCCGGCAAGTTCACTTGTGATGGGTCTGACACTAGCCCATCGCGCCTACCAGTGGGGATGCTGTAGCTCGGTCCTCCAGCTAATGCCACTGCATCTCGGGTGGCTAATGCAATGATGTCTGCACAAGATACTGTCATAGCACATGTAGCCTCTAATTTACTCTTTATCTGATCAATCAGCTCGTATCCTCGTACTGACCCATTTGCTCCTGCATTTTTTTCTGACTGTTTGTT is a window from the Nicotiana tomentosiformis chromosome 10, ASM39032v3, whole genome shotgun sequence genome containing:
- the LOC104094109 gene encoding peroxidase 44-like yields the protein MDKKIILLSFLCISLQLAIVSSQLQVGFYNTKARCPRAETIVRDTVRSRFFADRSITAALLRMYFHDCFVRGCDASILIDSKNTKNKQSEKNAGANGSVRGYELIDQIKSKLEATCAMTVSCADIIALATRDAVALAGGPSYSIPTGRRDGLVSDPSQVNLPGPSVTVPQAFQFFKNKGFTINDMVTLLGGHTVGITHCSLFQADRLSRADGSMDTNLFNRLRKTCSSRGDPSVFLDQNTSFVVDNSFYKQLRLKKGILKVDQLLASDKSTAGIVANFASNPRAFQQAFAKALIKLGNTQVLMGKSGEIRRNCRAFNPPQLKSPPPPPKILKSPPPPPPKILKSPPPPPPKVSIPPPPPPKVSVPPPPPPKVSFLPPPPPKVSVPPPSPLPKFLTPPPPPPSVVNSSPLLVTAPAA